Proteins from one Mycobacterium sp. SMC-2 genomic window:
- the istA gene encoding IS21 family transposase: MSYREVSVIEVREMLRLWLQGHGLREVARLSGTDRKTVRRYVDRARACGLDRDGDGCQLTDELLAAVIAGVRPSRPNGKSQAWETIAAQHEQIKAWLKQDLTLTKVHTLLGRRGVVVSYRTLHRYATTELGFGIRQATVPVADCEPGAELQVDFGRLGMLTDAADGRRRVVQGLIFTAVYSRHMFVWPTYRQTLHEVIAGFEAAWAFFGGVFAVAIPDNMKAIVDKADATDPKLNDAFREYAQARGFVVDPTRIRSPRDKPRVERCVQYVRSNFFAGEDFRNLSDCRARAEQWCGQVAGMRIHGTTRLRPAEVFATDELPHLKPAPDEVFDIPTWSRPKVAPDRHVQVAKALYSVPGELIGRRLDARVDARTVKLYWRGELIKVHPVMAPGRRHTDPADLPAEVSVYAMRDINTLQRKASAHGQHVGAYAAAVLEHPLPWTKMRQVYRLLGLVRRHGADAVDDACQRALDAEVIDVGLIERMLTRGAGAQLPLIPNPPQASRFVRAATDFAVRRPS, encoded by the coding sequence ATGAGCTACCGGGAGGTGTCGGTGATCGAAGTCAGGGAGATGCTGCGGTTGTGGCTGCAGGGTCATGGGTTGCGCGAGGTGGCCCGGTTATCGGGCACGGACCGCAAAACGGTGCGCCGGTATGTGGACCGCGCCCGCGCGTGCGGGCTGGACCGTGACGGCGACGGGTGTCAGTTGACCGACGAGCTGTTGGCGGCGGTGATCGCCGGCGTGCGGCCGAGTCGGCCCAACGGCAAGAGCCAGGCCTGGGAGACCATCGCCGCCCAGCACGAGCAGATCAAGGCGTGGCTGAAGCAAGACTTGACTCTGACGAAGGTGCACACGCTGCTTGGGCGTCGGGGCGTGGTGGTGTCGTATCGAACGTTGCATCGCTATGCCACAACGGAATTGGGGTTCGGGATTCGGCAGGCCACGGTGCCGGTGGCCGATTGCGAGCCCGGTGCTGAACTGCAGGTCGATTTCGGTCGGCTCGGAATGCTCACTGATGCCGCGGATGGCCGCCGGCGGGTAGTGCAGGGGTTGATCTTCACTGCGGTGTATTCGCGGCACATGTTCGTCTGGCCGACCTACCGGCAGACGCTTCACGAGGTGATCGCCGGGTTTGAGGCCGCGTGGGCATTCTTCGGCGGGGTGTTCGCGGTGGCGATCCCCGACAACATGAAGGCCATCGTCGACAAGGCTGATGCGACCGATCCGAAACTTAATGACGCCTTCCGCGAATACGCTCAGGCGCGGGGCTTCGTCGTGGACCCCACCCGCATCCGCAGCCCGCGCGACAAGCCTAGGGTTGAGCGCTGTGTCCAATATGTTCGGTCGAATTTCTTTGCTGGAGAAGACTTTCGGAATCTGAGTGACTGCCGGGCACGAGCCGAGCAGTGGTGTGGGCAGGTGGCGGGGATGCGGATACACGGCACCACTCGGCTGCGCCCGGCCGAGGTATTCGCCACCGACGAGCTACCCCACCTCAAACCGGCACCCGACGAGGTGTTCGACATCCCGACCTGGAGCCGGCCCAAGGTGGCTCCCGATCGGCACGTGCAGGTCGCCAAGGCGCTCTACAGCGTTCCCGGTGAGCTGATTGGGCGCCGGCTGGATGCCCGGGTGGATGCGCGCACGGTGAAGCTGTATTGGCGCGGTGAGCTGATCAAGGTCCATCCGGTCATGGCGCCAGGACGCCGCCATACCGACCCCGCTGATCTACCGGCCGAGGTGTCGGTCTATGCGATGCGAGATATCAACACCTTGCAGCGCAAGGCATCCGCACACGGGCAGCATGTCGGCGCCTACGCGGCGGCGGTGCTGGAGCATCCGCTGCCGTGGACCAAGATGCGCCAGGTCTACCGACTCCTGGGACTGGTGCGCCGCCACGGCGCCGACGCGGTCGATGACGCCTGCCAGCGCGCGCTGGACGCCGAGGTCATCGACGTCGGGCTGATCGAGCGCATGCTTACCCGCGGTGCCGGCGCACAGCTGCCGCTGATCCCGAACCCGCCGCAGGCGTCGCGGTTCGTCCGCGCGGCCACCGACTTCGCGGTGCGCAGGCCCTCATGA